The Montipora capricornis isolate CH-2021 chromosome 6, ASM3666992v2, whole genome shotgun sequence genome has a window encoding:
- the LOC138051742 gene encoding threonylcarbamoyladenosine tRNA methylthiotransferase-like, with the protein MPSCELEVCDIEDAVSKDDIAPNDRIIPRNTILPKTRARSSKNIPDELPVGDSIIPGTQKIYIRTWGCSHNNSDGEYMAGQLAAYGYKITDDSDAADLWLLNSCTVKNPSEDNFRNAIKKAQELDKHLVVAGCVPQGQPKHHSIKGISVIGVQQIDRVVEVVEETLKGHTVKLLGQKKLGRKKTGGAPLDLPKIRKNPLIEIIAINTGCLNQCTYCKTKHARGDLGSYPPEEIVARAKQAFEEGVVELWLTSEDTGAYGKDIGVTLPELLWQLVEVIPEGAMLRIGMTNPPYILEHLEEMAKILNHPRVYSFLHVPVQSASDSVLADMKREYCTDDFRHVVDFLKDKVPGVTIATDIICGFPTETWDDFQETVALVERYKFPSLFINQFYPRPGTPAARMKRLPTEEVKRRTREISKVFHAYHPYDHKVGERQAVLITEDSKDGAHFVGHNKYYDQVLIHKSEGNLMGKMVHVEITSAGEHFQMARVLRETEVQSPGLVEPLPKGAVSGIKTEHVPRDTAQDREDPWMQWKRVAVVVLVAAVFIDVLRLLYLWTRK; encoded by the exons ATGCCATCTTGTGAGTTAGAAGTGTGTGACATTGAAGATGCCGTCAGCAAAGATGATATTGCACCCAATGACCGAATTATTCCACGCAACACCATCCTTCCCAAGACGAGAGCAAGGTCTTCAAAAAATATTCCTGATGAGCTGCCAGTAGGAGACAGTATCATTCCTGGAACACAGAAAATTTATATCAGAACCTGGGGATGCTCCCATAACAACAGTGATGGTGAATATATGGCAGGACAGCTAGCTGCTTatggctacaaaattacag ATGATTCAGATGCAGCTGATTTGTGGCTGTTAAATAGTTGTACAGTAAAGAATCCTTCAGAAGATAACTTCAGAAATGCGATAAAGAAGGCTCAGGAGCTTGACAAACACTTGGTGGTAGCAGGGTGTGTACCTCAAGGTCAACCAAAGCACCATTCCATTAAAGGAATCAGTGTGATTGGG GTGCAACAGATCGACAGAGTAGTGGAAGTTGTGGAAGAGACACTAAAAG GTCACACTGTAAAGCTTCTTGGTCAAAAGAAACTTGGTCGAAAAAAGACCGGGGGAGCACCACTTGATCTTCCAAAGATAAGGAAAAATCCTCTGATAGAAATCATTGCCATCAACACTGG GTGTCTCAACCAGTGTACTTATTGCAAGACAAAGCATGCTAGGGGAGACTTGGGTAGCTATCCACCGGAGGAGATTGTGGCCAGAGCTAAGCAAGCATTCGAAG AGGGAGTAGTGGAGCTGTGGCTGACAAGTGAAGATACTGGGGCGTATGGCAAAGACATTGGTGTGACATTACCAGAGTTACTGTGGCAACTTGTGGAAGTTATACCTGAGGGGGCCATGTTAAGGATTGGAATGACAAATCCACCCTACATTCTAGAACATTTAGAG GAAATGGCTAAAATTCTAAATCATCCCCGAGTGTACAGTTTTTTACACGTTCCAGTGCAGAGTGCGTCAGACAGCGTGCTCGCCGACATGAAAAGAGAATACTGTACAGATGACTTTAGACATGTTGTTGACTTTCTTAAAGACAA GGTACCCGGTGTCACCATAGCAACGGACATAATCTGCGGCTTCCCGACAGAAACTTGGGACGATTTCCAGGAAACAGTCGCGTTAGTCGAGCGATACAAATTCCCAAGTCTGTTTATTAACCAGTTCTACCCGCGACCAGGGACTCCTGCAGCGAGGATGAAAAGACTTCCAACGGAAGAG gtAAAAAGAAGAACAAGGGAAATCTCCAAAGTATTTCATGCCTACCACCCATATGATCACAAG GTTGGGGAACGGCAGGCAGTTCTCATAACAGAAGACTCAAAAGATGGAGCTCATTTTGTGGGACATAATAAATATTACGACCAG GTCCTTATTCACAAGAGTGAAGGAAATCTCATGGGCAAAATGGTACACGTAGAAATAACTTCAGCTGGAGAGCACTTTCAAATGGCGCGTGTGCTACGTGAAACTGAGGTGCAGTCGCCCGGGCTGGTTGAGCCTCTTCCGAAGGGAGCGGTCAGCGGTATAAAGACTGAACATGTACCAAGGGACACCGCACAGGACCGGGAAGATCCTTGGATGCAGTGGAAAAGAGTAGCAGTGGTTGTTTTAGTAGCAGCAGTTTTTATTGATGTTTTAAGACTTTTGTATCTATGGACGCGTAAGTGA